The following are encoded in a window of Telmatobacter sp. DSM 110680 genomic DNA:
- a CDS encoding flagellar motor protein MotB — protein MNHERWLVSYADFITLLFAFFVVLYAFSKADQKKHAQVSAAIDSGFQSLSIAATLPRSRTSFESNKSYVFADPFQFAVQVNSDVEVRTNLESIRRDLQKRLSGQLARGTVSIQLGRGGLVVSLREAGFFDSGSAIPRPETMGTLHQISESLENCHYDLRIEGHTDTIPIHTPEFDSNWELSSSRATHIARLLLQMDAISPQQISAAGYAEYHPVVSNDSIEGRAQNRRVDIVVMPRAVLDISSDDAEDKSSWRKLTSQ, from the coding sequence GTGAATCACGAACGCTGGCTGGTGTCCTACGCTGATTTCATTACCCTGCTCTTCGCGTTCTTCGTTGTTCTATATGCCTTCTCAAAGGCGGACCAGAAGAAACATGCACAGGTATCCGCTGCGATCGATTCCGGGTTTCAGTCGCTCAGTATTGCGGCAACTCTTCCGAGATCCCGAACTAGCTTTGAGTCGAATAAGTCGTATGTATTCGCTGATCCTTTTCAATTTGCAGTTCAGGTGAACTCAGATGTCGAAGTCCGAACCAATCTTGAATCCATTCGCAGAGATCTTCAAAAAAGGCTTTCAGGTCAGCTTGCTCGAGGAACGGTTTCTATCCAACTGGGTCGCGGAGGGCTAGTTGTCAGTTTGCGCGAAGCGGGTTTCTTTGATTCGGGTTCCGCGATCCCTCGGCCAGAAACGATGGGTACTCTTCACCAGATTTCGGAGTCTCTCGAGAACTGCCATTACGATCTCCGAATTGAGGGACACACCGACACGATTCCAATCCACACTCCAGAATTTGATTCAAACTGGGAACTTTCCTCATCTCGCGCAACCCACATCGCACGCCTGTTGCTGCAGATGGATGCCATATCTCCCCAACAAATCTCCGCAGCCGGATACGCTGAATATCATCCCGTCGTCAGTAACGACAGTATCGAAGGGCGAGCGCAAAACCGGCGCGTGGATATAGTCGTGATGCCGCGCGCGGTGCTTGATATTTCATCTGATGATGCGGAAGACAAGTCGAGCTGGCGCAAGCTTACCAGCCAGTGA
- a CDS encoding secondary thiamine-phosphate synthase enzyme YjbQ yields the protein MKSHTEYLIFETKERREIVHITDQVEQIVKRSGVKDGLCFVSPMHITAAVYVNDHESGLIEDIGKWLEELAPARPDYKHHQTGEDNGDAHLKSLLLHHETTVPVTDGRLDLGTWQRVFYAEFDGQRRKRVIVKVLGIT from the coding sequence ATGAAAAGCCATACTGAGTATCTGATCTTTGAAACTAAAGAGCGCCGCGAGATTGTGCACATTACCGATCAGGTGGAGCAGATCGTAAAGCGCAGTGGAGTCAAGGACGGACTATGCTTCGTTTCTCCCATGCACATCACCGCCGCGGTTTACGTGAATGATCATGAAAGCGGCCTGATCGAGGATATTGGCAAATGGCTCGAAGAATTGGCGCCCGCTCGACCGGACTACAAGCATCATCAGACCGGGGAGGACAACGGAGACGCTCATCTTAAATCGCTTCTTCTGCATCACGAAACGACCGTGCCCGTAACAGACGGCCGCCTCGATCTTGGGACGTGGCAGCGCGTGTTTTATGCCGAGTTCGATGGACAGCGTCGCAAACGCGTCATTGTAAAGGTACTCGGCATCACTTAG
- a CDS encoding tetratricopeptide repeat protein, whose protein sequence is MSSNEAERLSQDGLNQLAAGSAAEAVHSFRAAISADPNYFEAHHGLIRALRDAGRIEQSVAAALALTALTPNDPLAHTALSISLQQGGHVPEAEAAAARARILEWKSQLQRSTDPDDLR, encoded by the coding sequence ATGAGCTCAAACGAAGCAGAACGCCTATCCCAGGATGGGCTCAATCAACTGGCTGCGGGTTCCGCAGCTGAAGCAGTTCATAGCTTTCGAGCGGCTATTTCCGCTGATCCCAACTACTTTGAGGCGCACCACGGGCTCATTCGGGCCTTGCGCGATGCTGGACGGATTGAACAATCAGTGGCTGCGGCACTCGCACTTACCGCGTTGACACCGAACGATCCCCTGGCCCACACTGCGCTGTCCATCTCTCTACAACAGGGCGGTCACGTTCCAGAAGCTGAAGCGGCGGCAGCGCGAGCGCGAATCTTGGAGTGGAAGTCTCAACTTCAAAGATCAACCGACCCGGACGATCTGCGGTGA
- a CDS encoding base excision DNA repair protein translates to MHDYLERAYGPQHWWPAETTFEVILGAYLTQNTSWKAVEVSLANLRNAEALTIEGIRDTSVERLQDLVRPSGFHTRKAPALKAFVTMLDAEFDGSLERLAAGQTAAIRNRLLALPGVGPETADAILLYALNHPVPVADEYLGRIATRHKLIFPEPAKNRSGYESLVQLTRKAFCHDPIEIQAKMFNDFHALTVAVGKAHCGKTPSCEGCPLADDLQYVQKAMKHH, encoded by the coding sequence ATGCACGATTACCTCGAGCGGGCTTATGGACCCCAGCACTGGTGGCCCGCAGAAACAACTTTCGAGGTAATCCTTGGCGCCTATCTCACGCAGAACACCTCGTGGAAAGCGGTAGAGGTATCGCTTGCCAATCTCCGTAATGCCGAGGCGCTCACGATCGAGGGGATTCGAGATACCTCCGTTGAAAGGTTGCAGGATCTGGTTCGTCCTTCGGGCTTTCACACGCGCAAAGCGCCGGCGCTCAAGGCCTTCGTCACAATGCTCGATGCCGAATTCGACGGTTCACTTGAACGGCTGGCGGCGGGTCAGACTGCGGCCATACGCAATCGGCTGCTTGCATTGCCCGGCGTAGGTCCTGAGACGGCCGACGCCATTCTTCTCTACGCCCTTAACCACCCGGTTCCTGTTGCGGACGAGTACCTCGGCCGGATTGCGACCCGGCATAAATTGATTTTTCCAGAACCCGCGAAGAATCGAAGCGGATACGAATCCCTCGTTCAACTCACCCGCAAGGCTTTCTGCCACGACCCAATTGAAATACAGGCGAAGATGTTCAACGATTTTCATGCGCTGACAGTCGCCGTCGGCAAAGCACACTGCGGTAAAACGCCGAGTTGTGAAGGATGCCCCCTGGCTGACGATTTGCAGTATGTCCAAAAAGCCATGAAGCACCATTGA
- a CDS encoding Ig-like domain-containing protein — protein sequence MKKLGVLLSTILIFCLGFSGCGGGSSKSNSQSSNGTPTLASITVYGKNAVTSVAAGASLQLVAQGNYSDGTIKDISSSVTWSTSDATVATASATGLLTSKKAGSVIATAAQGSVSGTMTVTVNGAALSSISISGGSPVAAGVSEQLTAEGTYTDSSTQAITSQVTWQSSDSTIATVSSSGMLKSLKAGSVTISATMSSVTGNASVTVSSAVLTSINVGTPSPSLASGGTEQLTATGVFSDSTTQPITTQVVWGSSDSTVAVVNSVGLLTALKAGSVTVTASMSGVSGTGNVVVNAPSLVSITVAPVAFTIASGQSKQLSAMGVYSDGTSSDVTSQATWTAASTAYATVSSSGLVTGVAAGGSTITATIGSKSGSAVATVTSALLLSIMVTPATASIATGQTQAFTANGIFSDGSTTDITNSVTWSSNATNFATIDQTGLATGVSTGAAMITASSGTATPGMAALTVTAAVLTEIDIAPDGQYIPVGGQYPLALTGTYSDNSTQTITNATWSSSDSTLASVDPNTGIVTGVANSNNNPVTITASYGGMTNTTTVYITSAVPESLQITPATASIASGTTQQYAVNVVYSDGSIQPVTAGLSWLSSLPSVAGIDSNGLATGFTPGQATITVAFDSMTATASLTVTSATLSNIVVTPVSTVVGINGNVQYTATGVFTDNSTQDLTSQVIWSSSNASFALINAGGLANGISAGVTTITATSGSISGSATLTVTTATLVGIKITPDSPTVPPHSKVQLTAIGTFSDGSQIVLSGVSWHTSSARYAMVNGSGVLRTKKATNQPVVVYARLNGITGQTNVNITSMTIQSLAITPSPATVAMGTTVPFALTATLSDGVTTVDLTASARWQTSNYQDAVINRQGIATGIAAGSVTITGSVNGQTPATATLTVSNATIQSITVTPANPTIALGALQQFAASGLFSDGSTQDITSIATWTSSAPTVAVVNQKGVASSVTHGQTSVTATLNGTPGSTILSVN from the coding sequence TTGCAATTAGTCGCCCAAGGCAACTACAGCGATGGAACCATCAAAGACATTTCATCGAGTGTGACGTGGTCAACCTCAGACGCCACTGTAGCGACGGCCAGCGCCACCGGCCTCCTGACCAGCAAAAAGGCAGGGTCGGTGATCGCGACTGCAGCCCAGGGTTCGGTTAGCGGCACCATGACGGTGACGGTGAACGGCGCGGCCCTTTCTTCGATTTCTATTTCGGGCGGCTCCCCGGTGGCTGCCGGCGTGAGCGAGCAGCTTACCGCAGAGGGGACGTACACAGATAGCAGTACGCAGGCAATCACCAGCCAGGTGACCTGGCAGAGTTCTGATTCCACCATCGCCACGGTCAGCAGTTCAGGAATGTTGAAATCCCTGAAAGCAGGATCGGTGACGATTTCTGCAACGATGAGTTCGGTTACTGGTAATGCAAGTGTCACAGTCAGCTCTGCTGTCCTCACATCAATCAATGTAGGAACGCCTTCTCCTTCTCTGGCGTCCGGTGGCACCGAGCAACTTACCGCGACCGGAGTGTTTTCGGATAGCACAACGCAGCCGATCACCACGCAGGTGGTGTGGGGATCGTCGGACTCGACCGTAGCGGTGGTGAATAGCGTCGGTCTTCTGACTGCCCTCAAGGCTGGGTCGGTCACCGTGACGGCATCCATGAGCGGCGTTTCGGGGACAGGCAATGTAGTGGTGAACGCTCCTTCGCTTGTGTCGATCACCGTTGCGCCAGTCGCGTTCACAATAGCGTCCGGCCAGAGCAAGCAGTTATCTGCAATGGGCGTTTACAGCGATGGCACTTCGAGCGACGTGACCAGCCAGGCTACCTGGACCGCTGCGAGCACCGCGTATGCGACGGTTAGTTCGTCGGGATTGGTGACGGGCGTGGCAGCGGGCGGTTCAACGATCACGGCGACGATTGGATCCAAGTCAGGGTCGGCTGTTGCCACTGTGACCTCCGCATTGTTGTTGTCCATCATGGTGACTCCCGCGACGGCATCCATCGCAACAGGCCAGACACAAGCATTTACTGCGAACGGTATTTTCTCAGATGGCAGCACGACCGACATCACCAACAGCGTGACATGGAGTTCCAACGCCACAAACTTTGCCACGATCGACCAGACAGGCCTCGCTACTGGTGTAAGCACGGGCGCGGCAATGATTACGGCAAGTTCCGGAACAGCTACGCCTGGAATGGCGGCTCTCACGGTGACGGCGGCAGTTTTGACTGAGATCGATATTGCCCCTGACGGCCAGTACATCCCGGTTGGTGGTCAATACCCGTTGGCGCTGACTGGCACTTACAGTGACAACAGCACGCAGACCATCACGAACGCGACCTGGTCGTCGTCCGATTCGACACTTGCATCTGTTGATCCAAACACTGGCATCGTTACGGGAGTTGCAAACAGCAATAACAACCCGGTCACGATTACCGCAAGCTACGGTGGCATGACGAATACCACCACCGTTTACATCACCTCTGCTGTACCGGAGTCGCTGCAGATCACACCTGCGACTGCCTCGATTGCCAGCGGGACCACGCAGCAATATGCCGTGAACGTGGTTTACAGCGATGGAAGCATCCAGCCTGTGACGGCCGGACTCTCCTGGTTGTCATCTCTGCCTTCGGTTGCCGGAATTGACTCCAACGGACTGGCGACTGGATTTACGCCGGGGCAGGCGACAATCACGGTTGCTTTCGATTCGATGACGGCGACGGCTTCGTTGACGGTGACTTCGGCAACCCTGTCGAACATCGTTGTAACTCCAGTGTCGACGGTGGTCGGCATCAACGGCAACGTTCAGTACACGGCAACCGGAGTCTTCACAGACAACAGCACGCAGGACCTGACATCGCAGGTGATCTGGAGCTCGTCGAATGCGTCGTTTGCATTGATCAACGCAGGCGGTCTGGCAAACGGTATCAGCGCTGGCGTTACGACGATTACTGCCACGTCGGGCAGCATAAGCGGTTCGGCAACGCTGACTGTCACGACAGCGACCCTGGTGGGAATCAAGATCACGCCTGACAGTCCAACTGTGCCACCGCATTCAAAGGTGCAACTGACAGCGATTGGCACTTTCAGCGATGGTTCGCAGATCGTGCTCTCCGGAGTGTCATGGCATACCAGCTCAGCCCGGTATGCGATGGTCAACGGGAGCGGCGTTCTGCGCACCAAGAAAGCTACAAATCAACCTGTGGTCGTGTATGCCAGGCTCAATGGGATCACCGGCCAAACCAACGTCAATATCACGTCGATGACGATACAGTCACTTGCGATCACTCCGTCTCCGGCAACGGTTGCAATGGGTACTACGGTGCCCTTTGCACTGACTGCCACGCTGAGTGACGGCGTCACCACGGTAGATCTAACAGCATCTGCTCGCTGGCAAACCTCGAATTACCAGGATGCAGTGATCAACCGGCAAGGCATCGCAACCGGAATAGCTGCCGGATCTGTAACCATCACCGGCTCTGTCAACGGTCAGACGCCGGCGACAGCGACACTGACGGTTTCGAATGCGACAATTCAATCGATCACCGTAACCCCGGCAAACCCAACCATCGCGCTCGGCGCCCTGCAACAATTTGCTGCGAGCGGGCTGTTCAGCGATGGTTCAACCCAGGACATCACTTCAATTGCAACGTGGACGTCGTCCGCGCCGACTGTTGCGGTGGTAAATCAGAAGGGCGTCGCATCCAGCGTCACCCATGGACAGACGAGCGTTACGGCGACTTTGAATGGCACTCCGGGATCGACCATCCTGAGCGTCAATTAA